The Natrarchaeobius halalkaliphilus genomic sequence TGAACCGAGTCGGGCTCGATGTCGAACGTCTCCTGAATCTCCGCTTCGGACGACGTCGTTTGAACGGTCAGTTCCGCTCCGCCAGCGAAGTCCATCCCCAGCTGTACTGGCGCACCGGTGACCAGAAACGAGCCACTGAGGACGAGCAACGCGACCGCAAGGATCGCAAGCGGAACCGCCGCGAGCTGGCGATTGCTGTACCGGGAGTACTCAATCTCCGGTACGTCGAAATAGCCCATTATCGGACCACTTGTAGTCATCCGAAGTAAGCCTTCTCAATTTCTACGGCATGTTTCGTCTCGATCATATGGGACCTGCAAGGCTGAAACCCCCGCCCTGTAACGATCGAGAGCTGTTTTGGGAACAGCGGTTCGAGTTCAATCGGGAAGGTAGCGAACGCTCACGACGCCGTCGGCGGATCGTCGCACCTCGACGCGGACCGCCTCGAGTCGAGCCGCTCTCGCGATCGTTTCGTCGTCGTGGAGGACGTCCTGTGCCGCAGCGTCAACCTCGTCTTCTGGGACGCGAACGACGTGAATCGCGCCAGTACCGGCTCGCTCTTCCGTAACGAGCTCGCCGACATCGACGCCGGCCGCCAGCTCCTTCGAGTGCTGGGTCGGCTCGAGATCGGTGTCGACCAGGTCGATCGATCGCCGGTTTTCGACCGCGATCACCTGCCAGGTGACCTCGAGTGGCGGATCGGGCGCGACGGTCGCCTCGAGAACGTCGTGAACCTCGAGGCCGGGATTGGTAGCGAGGGTGTGGACCTGTGCGGTCTCGACGTCGCGAACGATGGCCGACTCGTCCTCGGCGTGGGTGACGACGAACGTGCTCGTCTTTTCGCTCATGGGTGTTCGTACGCGAAGGATCGGTTTCGGGGTTTCGTCTTCGTCCGAGAATATGTCGCGACGATCGGTGCGGGTTCGAGAGGAACGAACCGCGATCCAGCATCCGCCGGGAACGTCCGCCTTCGCCGCCGGCACCCGCTTCGGAGGACCGTACGGGGTTCGATGATCACCGGATTGGTGGGCCGATAACCCGATGCAACCGCTAACTGTCAACGACCGTGGAGATAGCAGACAGTAGACCGTATCAGTCCGTGACGGAACGGTTTTAGCTCCGGCGGCCGCGCTCTGGAGTATGAACGTCGATATCGGTAACGCACTCGCGTCCGTGTCCGCACCGGGCGTTTCGAGGGGATCGCTCGAGGCCCTGGACGAACAGGTAGCCGCGGCACACGAGCGCATCGAAACCGGACGGGCGAACCGAGAACACGGCTACGAAGCCCTGAATCTTCCCGACCGGACCGATCCGGAGACGATCCGATCGGCCGTCGAGCCGATCGCCGACGCGGACGCGATCATCACCGTCGGAATCGGCGGCAGCGCACTCGGCGCGGCGACGATCACGGACGCGCTCGCTGGGGAAAGCGAGACGGAGGCGATCTACCTCGACAACGTCGACCCCGAATGGGTCTCGAGTCGCCTCGAGCGACTCCCGCTCGAGAGGACGGCAATCAACGTCGTCTCGCGCTCGGGAACGACGGCCGAAACGCTCGCGAACTTCCTCGTCGTCCGCGATGCGTTCGAGTCCGCCGGCGTCGACTGGACGGACCGAACGATCGTCACGACCGGCGACTCCGGCCCGCTTCGAGACCTCTCGGACCGTCACGATCTCCCCTCGCTGAAGGTTCCCGACGGCGTTCCGGGTCGGTTCTCCGCGCTTTCGTCGGTCGGACTGGTCGCGCCAGCCGTCTGCGGCCACGATCTCGAGGCGCTACTCGAGGGCGCGGCGGCCGAAGCCGACTCGCTCAGTGGATCGCTGTTCGAGTGTCCGGCGTACGCCTACGGAGCGACGACGTACGCACTCGATGCGCGCGGTGCGGGCATCAACGCGATGGTTCCCTACAGCGAGTCGCTCGAGACCTCCGCCGAGTGGTTCGCCCAGCTGTGGGCCGAAAGCCTGGGGAAAGACGATCTCGGACAGACGCCGGTTCGGGCACTCGGTGTAACCGACCAGCACTCGCAGCTCCAGTTGTACCGGGCCGGGCCGCGGGACAAGTTCGTGACGTTCGTGACGACCCGCCAGCGCCGCGACCGATCGATCCCCGAAACGGACGTCGAGGACCTCGCGTACCTCGGGGATGCGACGCTCGGGGAGTTGCTCGAGGCGGAGTTCGAAGCGACGGAAGCGAGTCTCGCCGCTGCCGGACGGCCGAACGTCCGCATCGAACTCGAGTCCGTCGACGAGTACGAACTCGGCGGGTTCCTCTACGGAATGGAGGCCGCCTGCGTGCTCGCGGGCGAGCTGTACGGTGTGAACACGTTCGAACAGCCGGCCGTCGAGTGGGCGAAGAAGGCGACCCGAGGGTTGCTCGGCGGCGGCGCGTTCGAGGAGGCCGAGGCCGTCGCTGAGAAAACCGAACTCCGAATCGAGCGATAATCCGTCGCCGTCCAACCGGCGGCCGAACCGGAACGATCGTCCAGTTGCGGAGGCCATATGTGATCGCAGGCGAAACGTCGACCCATGACCGAGACTGTGCGGACCGATGCCGGCTCCGGTACGTCCGCGGTCGTTTCCGGCGTTGGAACCGGATTCGCGGCCGTGACGATGGCAGCCCTCGTCGTTCCGATCCGTCGCGGCGTCGAAGCACCCAGCGTGTGGGCCGGAGCCGCCTTCGCCATCGTCTGCGTTCTCGCCTTCCTCGCCAGTCGTCGCACGGGAATCGACCGACGGATCGTCTCCGCCGTCGCCGCCGTCTCGAGCGCCGTCGTCGTGATCGTTTCTGCGTACGCGCTGAATCAAGGGATCACCGCCTCGGTACCTCTCCCCATCGGTAGCTGGTCCCTTTCGCTCGTCTTCGTCGCGTTCTTCACCGCCGGACTCACCGCCGGAATCGGCGTCGCACAGTTCGTCGGAATCGACGGAGGCGGGCTCAAAGATCGAAGCCTGCACACCACGTCGCTGACGGTGCTCGGGCTCGGTGGACTTGTCGCCGCACAGGTCGCGACGGCGTTGGTCGCGCTCCCGTTGATGCTCGTCATCGGGACGCTTTCGCTGACACAACTCGTCGTCGTGAGTCAATTGGGGATGGCCCTGGGAACGGGTGCCGTCGCGATCGGTTATCTCGTCTATCGGGGCGACGGACTGTCCTATCTCGATCTCGAGATGCCGACGGTTCGGGACGCTCTCTGGATCGTCGCCGGCGTATTCGTCCTCTTTGGCGCGCTCATGGCGATTTCGGCGGTGTTCTACACCGTCGGTGTCGAGAGCTCCGAGCACGGAACGGCCCAGCAAGCACAGACGAATCCGGAAATCCTCCTGGTGTTGATCCCCGCCTCGCTGTTGATCATCGGCCCTTTCGAGGAGTTGCTCTACCGGAACGTGATCCAGAAATCCCTGTACGAGACGTTCTCTCGCTACGGTGCCGTCGTCGTCGGCAGCGTCGTGTTCGCGATCGTCCACGTTCTGGCCTACGGCACCGCTGGTCCGGGCGAGGTCATCGCGAGTCTCGGCGTCATCTTCGGGCTCTCGCTCGTACTGGGAACGATCTACGAGCGGACGGAAAACCTCGTGGTACCCGCCGTGATTCACGGAATCTACAACGCGATTCTCTTTACGAACCTTTACGCGATGTATGCGTGAGCCCGCCGTCTCGTCACGATCTACGAGTCTGTAACGACTGACTCGTCACAACCGACGTGTCCTGTATCGACTGTCTCGTCGCGGTCAGCGTCCAGATATCGCTCCGGAGACGGTGTGCGAGTGGCTCGAGAACTGATCCCGATCAGGTGGGGTTTTTCCGCGTGAGTTCGGAGCCACAGATCGGACAGCGATCTTTCTCCTCGTCGAACTCGCGTCCACAGCCCTGGCACTGGAACGTCCAGTGGCGCTGTTCGTCGATACCCTCCCGGGCGATGACTTCGACGGCGACGTTTAACTTCTCGGAGACGTTCTGCATCGCGTAATCGTCGGTGACGAGCGTCCCGTCGAGTTCGAAACTCGCGGCGACGAGTCGAACGTCGGTATCCGAGAGCACCTCGAGATCGCCGGACTCTTTTGCGGCGCGTCTGACCTTCTCGGTCGTATCCTCGTTGGGGATGTGAATGTGCATCCCAGAGCCTTCCATCGCGTCGTAGCGATAGGCGCTCTCGTCCTCGAGTTCGTCGCGAACGAGCGGGATCGTTGCAGTCTGTTCTGTCGTGTGAAAGTCGTGAATAAAAGCCGAGGAGTCGAGAATGTACATACCGTTAGCGCTTGACGACGATGTAGTCTTTGACCGCCTGAACGCGGTTGACGGGGACGAGGAACCGACCGGCCTCGTCGACGTCGAAATCGATCGCGTTGGACGGGAGTGCCTCGTCGGGTTCGACGATGAGGTTGTGAAGGGATCCCGATTTGAGATCCATCGTGATGTTGTAGAGCAATCCGAGCTCGGTTCCGTCGGAGCCCATGACGGATTTACCCGAGAGGTTTTCAGCGAGTATATCGCTCATGCATACCCGTATTTACTAATCGGTATTAAATACCACGGGGACCCCACACGACGGTGAACTCCGAGAGCGCCGTGACGATGGGTTTAACTACCGCCCTGCGGACGCTCTAGACAAGACCTTCTTTGGTGGTTCACCATGTCGGAACCGGACGCAGACACTCTCGACCCTACATCCCTCAGAACTCCGATCGTCGCCGTCCTCGGACACGTCGATCACGGAAAGACCAGTCTCCTCGACAAGATCCGCGGCTCCGCGGTCATCGAGGGCGAAGCAGGCGCGATCACCCAGCACATCGGTGCAACGGCGGTCCCGCTCGACATCATCTCGACGATAGCGGGTGATCTCGTCGACCCCGACGACTTCGACCTGCCGGGCTTGCTGTTCATCGATACGCCCGGTCATCACTCCTTTACCACGCTTCGCTCGCGCGGCGGGGCGCTCGCGGACATCGCCATCCTCGTCGTCGACGTCAACGATGGCTTCCAGCCACAGACGCTCGAGGCCCTCGACATCTTGAAGCGCTCGGAGACGCCGTTCATCGTCGCGGCGAACAAAATCGATACCGTCCCGGGCTGGAACCCGAACGAGGACTCACCGATCAACGCGACTTACGACGCCCAGAGCGACCGCGTCACCGGTCGGCTCGACGAGAGCCTCTATACGATCATCGGCAACCTCTCGGACGAAGGGTTCTCCGCGGACCTCTACTGGCGCGTGCAGAACTTCCAGCGCAACGTCGGCGTCGTCCCCGTCTCCGCGATGACGGGCGAGGGCGTCCCCGACCTGCTCGCGGTCATGATGGGGCTCTCCCAGCGCTACATGAAAGCGGAAATGGAGATCGACGTCCAGGGGCCGGGCGTCGGTACCGTCCTCGAGGTCAAAGAGGAGAAAGGGTTCGGGACGACGATCGACACCGTCCTCTACGACGGGACGATCCGCGCCGACGATCAGGTCGTCATCGGCGGAATGAACGATCCGATCGTCACCGAGGTTCGCGCGTTGCTCCAGCCCCGGCCGCTCGCTGAGATCCGAACCGAAAGCCGATTCGAAAAGGTCGAGGAGGTGTCGGCTGCGGCCGGGATCAAAGTCGCCGCCCCCGATCTGGCGGATGCGATGGCCGGCGCACCGGTTCGCGTCGTTCGAAACCGAGAGCTCGAGGAGGTCGTCCACGAGGTCGAAGCCGAACTCGCGGACATCGCCGTCGACACCGAAGAGCAGGGCGTCGTCGTCAAAGCGGACACCCTGGGGAGTCTCGAGGCGATGGCCGACGCGCTTTCGGAGGTCGAGCTTCCGATCGTTCACGCGGAGGTGGGTGACGTCGCCCCGCGGGACGTCTCGGTCGCTTCGACGGCCGAAGACCCCAAACAGCAGGTTATCCTCGGCTTCAACGTCGACGTACTCAGCGACGCCGAACGACGCGCCGAGATCGACGACGTGACGGTCTTTACCGACGAGGTCATCTACCAGCTGATCGAGGAGTACGAGGAGTTCGTCGACGAACTCGAGCGCGCACAGCAAGACACCATCCTCGAGAACATCGTGCGACCGGCCCGGTTCCGGATCCTGCCGGATCACACGTTCCGCCAGAACGACCCCGCGGTGGTCGGCGTCGAGGTGAACGCCGGAACGATCCAGAACAACGCGAACGTCGTGAAGTTCGAGGGGACCGAGCCCGAGCGCGTCGGCCAGGTCAAAGGCATCCAGGAGCAGGGTGAAGACGTCGACGAGGCCCGTGCGGGCAACCGCGTCTCGGTCGCGATCGACGGGCCAACCGTTGGCCGCCAGATCGAAGAGGACGACGAACTCTGGATCGAAATTCCCGAGAAACACGCGAAGATCCTGGAGCAAGAACTCACGAGCGAGATTCCGGGCGACGAACTCGAGGCGCTGAACATGTACCTAGACAGGCAGCGAAAACGCGACCCGTTCTGGGGCAAATAAACGCTGGGGTACTTCATTTGTACTTTATTACACCTGGGTTTTAACATATTTGTTGAATTAACTACATTCTGAAGTAGTCTTCACTCTAATATTCAACTGCGAATATGACTGATGAGACCCCGAACTCCGAGAGTGGCAACGATACCTCAAAACCATCTAAGAAGACGCTGAAGCCGAACAAACTGAAAATTAAGGCTTGCGACCTTGAGGTGGAAGCGGAGTCGAACGAGGAGACAGTCGAGGAGATCGTGGGGTATCTCTCGCCGAAAATGGAGTCGCTAATGCGTCATCATCTCGCCGGTCAGTTATGTCACTTCTATTTCCCACATTTCTTGTATGTGCTACTGACGCCCGTATAATGCCATAGCACGGTTTTAGGCTGAATTATGTCATCAGTTACTTATTGGATAAGTCTCTACTGACACCATGAACCGCAGAGATCTACTTGCCTTTGTTGGCTCTGCCACAGCCGTTAGTCTCTCAGGATGTTCAGGCTCTCCAGAGGT encodes the following:
- a CDS encoding DUF5812 family protein, which gives rise to MSEKTSTFVVTHAEDESAIVRDVETAQVHTLATNPGLEVHDVLEATVAPDPPLEVTWQVIAVENRRSIDLVDTDLEPTQHSKELAAGVDVGELVTEERAGTGAIHVVRVPEDEVDAAAQDVLHDDETIARAARLEAVRVEVRRSADGVVSVRYLPD
- a CDS encoding glucose-6-phosphate isomerase; amino-acid sequence: MNVDIGNALASVSAPGVSRGSLEALDEQVAAAHERIETGRANREHGYEALNLPDRTDPETIRSAVEPIADADAIITVGIGGSALGAATITDALAGESETEAIYLDNVDPEWVSSRLERLPLERTAINVVSRSGTTAETLANFLVVRDAFESAGVDWTDRTIVTTGDSGPLRDLSDRHDLPSLKVPDGVPGRFSALSSVGLVAPAVCGHDLEALLEGAAAEADSLSGSLFECPAYAYGATTYALDARGAGINAMVPYSESLETSAEWFAQLWAESLGKDDLGQTPVRALGVTDQHSQLQLYRAGPRDKFVTFVTTRQRRDRSIPETDVEDLAYLGDATLGELLEAEFEATEASLAAAGRPNVRIELESVDEYELGGFLYGMEAACVLAGELYGVNTFEQPAVEWAKKATRGLLGGGAFEEAEAVAEKTELRIER
- a CDS encoding CPBP family intramembrane glutamic endopeptidase; this encodes MTETVRTDAGSGTSAVVSGVGTGFAAVTMAALVVPIRRGVEAPSVWAGAAFAIVCVLAFLASRRTGIDRRIVSAVAAVSSAVVVIVSAYALNQGITASVPLPIGSWSLSLVFVAFFTAGLTAGIGVAQFVGIDGGGLKDRSLHTTSLTVLGLGGLVAAQVATALVALPLMLVIGTLSLTQLVVVSQLGMALGTGAVAIGYLVYRGDGLSYLDLEMPTVRDALWIVAGVFVLFGALMAISAVFYTVGVESSEHGTAQQAQTNPEILLVLIPASLLIIGPFEELLYRNVIQKSLYETFSRYGAVVVGSVVFAIVHVLAYGTAGPGEVIASLGVIFGLSLVLGTIYERTENLVVPAVIHGIYNAILFTNLYAMYA
- a CDS encoding NOB1 family endonuclease — encoded protein: MYILDSSAFIHDFHTTEQTATIPLVRDELEDESAYRYDAMEGSGMHIHIPNEDTTEKVRRAAKESGDLEVLSDTDVRLVAASFELDGTLVTDDYAMQNVSEKLNVAVEVIAREGIDEQRHWTFQCQGCGREFDEEKDRCPICGSELTRKNPT
- a CDS encoding PRC-barrel domain-containing protein, with protein sequence MSDILAENLSGKSVMGSDGTELGLLYNITMDLKSGSLHNLIVEPDEALPSNAIDFDVDEAGRFLVPVNRVQAVKDYIVVKR
- the infB gene encoding translation initiation factor IF-2, with protein sequence MSEPDADTLDPTSLRTPIVAVLGHVDHGKTSLLDKIRGSAVIEGEAGAITQHIGATAVPLDIISTIAGDLVDPDDFDLPGLLFIDTPGHHSFTTLRSRGGALADIAILVVDVNDGFQPQTLEALDILKRSETPFIVAANKIDTVPGWNPNEDSPINATYDAQSDRVTGRLDESLYTIIGNLSDEGFSADLYWRVQNFQRNVGVVPVSAMTGEGVPDLLAVMMGLSQRYMKAEMEIDVQGPGVGTVLEVKEEKGFGTTIDTVLYDGTIRADDQVVIGGMNDPIVTEVRALLQPRPLAEIRTESRFEKVEEVSAAAGIKVAAPDLADAMAGAPVRVVRNRELEEVVHEVEAELADIAVDTEEQGVVVKADTLGSLEAMADALSEVELPIVHAEVGDVAPRDVSVASTAEDPKQQVILGFNVDVLSDAERRAEIDDVTVFTDEVIYQLIEEYEEFVDELERAQQDTILENIVRPARFRILPDHTFRQNDPAVVGVEVNAGTIQNNANVVKFEGTEPERVGQVKGIQEQGEDVDEARAGNRVSVAIDGPTVGRQIEEDDELWIEIPEKHAKILEQELTSEIPGDELEALNMYLDRQRKRDPFWGK